A section of the Pseudovibrio sp. M1P-2-3 genome encodes:
- a CDS encoding type VI secretion system protein TssA: protein MTAAVLTSPISEKAVAGIYLKGDRKAYRSLRNAFNAAQTSYRAFSESLESLEDRALEEANRAAWAILKEVSQETLVNTSKDIEVFSWYLASLLHGANPVSELLAGLTAFVELAEQNIDGLQPIPPAEKLRGAGESEQAIEIAELKLRPISQLFGDIEGSGLLYAPLTNLHLIGEVSFGQFLIAEKKGELAPLKEPLVALIQTSEEEVRQLSRDLNAMIDVSERLDGTVKRYAQAHEQPVCSLGYFIRHLKELVRSVQVLCDGVIPPDTLETAEAVEALVSEEKAGTQDADTPQQTAAVPSPQTALPASTGSWSSQVSSRDDALAAIADLAGYFRKTEPHSPICLLLDRAVRWGHLSAGELFQEILSEGSVGMSQMSLMTGLESQGYSETYRSNSARLPMQAAPPKQVEHPQTGTASTAVEVRESAPAPVVTPDRVHEQAPDAEQNVERENSAAQDSSEATTQDNLEVADFEW, encoded by the coding sequence ATGACGGCAGCGGTGTTAACCTCCCCCATTTCTGAAAAGGCGGTCGCGGGTATCTACCTGAAAGGGGACCGGAAAGCCTATCGGAGTTTACGCAATGCTTTCAACGCAGCGCAAACGTCCTATCGGGCTTTTTCAGAGTCTTTGGAATCGCTGGAAGACCGTGCTTTGGAAGAGGCCAACCGGGCAGCTTGGGCGATCTTGAAAGAAGTTTCCCAAGAGACGCTGGTGAACACATCAAAGGATATCGAGGTGTTCTCCTGGTATCTGGCTTCTCTTTTACATGGGGCAAATCCGGTTTCTGAGTTGCTTGCAGGCCTCACTGCTTTTGTTGAGCTGGCCGAGCAAAACATTGATGGCCTTCAGCCAATCCCGCCGGCAGAAAAGTTGCGCGGTGCTGGCGAGAGTGAGCAGGCTATCGAGATTGCCGAGCTCAAACTCAGGCCAATCAGCCAGTTATTCGGAGATATTGAGGGCAGCGGGCTTTTATATGCTCCGCTCACGAACCTGCACCTGATAGGTGAAGTGTCTTTTGGGCAGTTCCTGATTGCCGAGAAGAAAGGCGAGCTGGCTCCCTTAAAAGAGCCGCTGGTTGCGTTGATCCAAACAAGCGAGGAGGAGGTTCGCCAGCTTTCCCGTGATCTGAATGCCATGATTGACGTGAGCGAGCGGCTTGATGGCACGGTGAAGAGATATGCGCAGGCGCATGAGCAGCCGGTTTGTTCGCTGGGTTATTTTATCCGTCATTTGAAAGAGCTGGTACGAAGCGTTCAGGTGTTGTGCGATGGAGTAATTCCTCCAGACACACTTGAGACGGCAGAGGCCGTTGAAGCTCTGGTATCTGAGGAAAAGGCGGGTACTCAAGACGCAGATACGCCCCAGCAAACAGCGGCTGTCCCGTCGCCGCAGACGGCTCTTCCAGCCAGTACCGGAAGCTGGTCCTCTCAGGTCTCCTCCCGCGATGATGCATTGGCAGCAATTGCTGATCTGGCTGGATATTTCCGTAAAACCGAGCCCCATTCTCCCATCTGCCTGTTGCTGGACCGCGCAGTTCGTTGGGGGCATCTTTCCGCTGGTGAGCTCTTTCAGGAAATACTGAGCGAGGGCAGTGTGGGGATGTCGCAGATGTCCTTGATGACTGGCTTGGAAAGTCAGGGCTATTCAGAGACTTACCGCTCAAATAGTGCCCGTCTGCCCATGCAGGCAGCGCCTCCCAAACAAGTTGAACACCCACAAACAGGAACTGCCTCAACAGCTGTTGAGGTGCGCGAGAGTGCGCCTGCTCCAGTGGTAACTCCTGACAGGGTGCACGAACAAGCGCCTGATGCTGAACAAAACGTGGAACGGGAAAATTCCGCTGCACAAGACTCCTCTGAAGCCACCACACAAGACAACTTAGAAGTGGCTGATTTTGAATGGTAG
- a CDS encoding ABC transporter substrate binding protein, whose protein sequence is MPKLLQLVVFAVSTLVLVFSAAAKVQPLTTSRVHMVVWRGCEEACQGFIRYFEERELPVKVSVTDVARDKSALEAVKEKINASRPDLVVTWGTTVTRSLIGTIEDHGAESGLGDIPALFMIVADPVRSGIIESYATSGRPLVTGVHNRVKEEVQLNQIFEYHRPKRLAVINDPSAINSSLNTQTLLGLSKKMGFELLQFEYALNERGKPDPVQIPALIAQAKEQGAEAIYVGSSSFNLENRGAFTNEAVAQNLPVFSAYEQMVRDGMALMSVSNSYVNVGKLAASQAAKILLDGMEPGQLRVKALDRYSLFVNMRAARQLKLYPPLPIVNMAEIIQ, encoded by the coding sequence ATGCCTAAACTTTTGCAACTGGTTGTTTTCGCAGTGAGCACTTTGGTACTGGTCTTTTCCGCAGCTGCAAAGGTCCAGCCACTCACCACTAGCCGTGTGCACATGGTGGTGTGGCGTGGATGCGAAGAGGCATGTCAGGGATTTATCCGCTACTTTGAGGAGAGGGAGCTTCCCGTCAAAGTATCTGTCACGGATGTTGCCCGGGATAAAAGTGCTCTTGAGGCGGTGAAAGAAAAGATTAACGCCAGCCGTCCTGATCTGGTCGTCACTTGGGGAACAACGGTGACGCGCAGCCTCATCGGGACCATTGAGGATCATGGCGCTGAAAGCGGTTTGGGGGATATTCCGGCCCTGTTTATGATTGTGGCTGACCCTGTACGCTCCGGCATTATTGAAAGCTATGCAACATCTGGTCGCCCGTTAGTGACCGGTGTTCACAACAGGGTGAAAGAGGAAGTCCAGCTTAATCAGATTTTCGAATATCACCGCCCCAAACGCCTTGCGGTGATCAACGATCCAAGTGCAATCAATTCCTCGTTGAATACTCAGACCCTGCTTGGTCTATCCAAGAAAATGGGGTTTGAACTGCTGCAATTCGAATATGCGTTGAATGAGCGCGGAAAGCCGGATCCGGTTCAAATTCCCGCGCTGATCGCGCAGGCGAAAGAGCAAGGAGCCGAGGCTATTTATGTGGGTTCCAGCTCGTTCAATTTGGAAAATCGCGGTGCTTTCACAAATGAGGCAGTAGCGCAAAACCTGCCGGTTTTTAGTGCCTACGAACAAATGGTGCGCGATGGCATGGCCTTGATGTCCGTCTCGAACAGCTATGTGAATGTTGGCAAGCTTGCCGCATCGCAGGCAGCGAAAATTTTGCTTGATGGAATGGAGCCGGGGCAGCTGCGTGTGAAGGCGCTCGATCGTTATTCCTTATTTGTCAACATGCGGGCAGCGCGTCAGCTGAAGCTTTACCCCCCTCTACCGATTGTAAACATGGCGGAGATTATTCAATGA
- a CDS encoding MFS transporter — MQILAGFSKRYFLSMVVAMTLAAILSIAVTLAEFRSGLHPYLLSKADSVTLSVKRNLEYATEIGIPFHEIRGIETYLEELERTNPEIREISIIDGAGDVLTRGGSGSLATELEDEVGRPTAFLQGILGSLSEVGEVLFGAEEHDLIAEAAIHAGGVSVAKVRTTIDLDYVNSKLSSVFFDTLVLLIAVCLIAVEVMVVFLNSTIAEPLRLVEAAILKRSKGYLGTHEGGARKDQVGLFIGEMNRQNDRLRKLVEGLQGASSAMLEQMRAFAARYSLFSKDEAKKVSVIDARIPLFVFCFAEELQKSFLPLFVAEYYSDTDLLDKDIMMGLPISAFMLVLAVITPFAASLIDRFGNKTLYLAGLVPAIGGYLYCWLAQSATDIVLARSITAVGYGIITISCQSYIAAVASNGNRAQAMATFVGVLMTATMCGTAIGSIFADWLGFKSVFLVSIALSAFAGLLGWKMLRSKLPEEEPKVKGTPAKTSGSLAALLGNKQFVTLLLFCAIPAKVVLTGFLYFFVPIYLASLDASQSEIGRTMMVYSLIIIPISPLASRFSDQLGKNLLTVIFATIVSGIVLLGLYQSSSVAIVLAVVALLGLAHAFLKAPLIVAALEAAEKSPDASRTAALSYLRMFERVGSVAGPLVVAGLLVKLDFGSVAAVLGLTIAVAGVVMMFISRSNQRGEVSHA; from the coding sequence TACTTCTTGAGCATGGTTGTTGCCATGACTTTGGCAGCAATTCTCAGCATTGCTGTAACTCTGGCGGAATTCAGATCGGGGCTGCACCCTTACCTTCTTTCAAAAGCTGATAGCGTGACGCTTTCTGTTAAGCGAAACTTGGAGTATGCCACGGAAATCGGGATCCCGTTCCATGAAATTCGTGGCATTGAGACGTATCTGGAAGAACTGGAGCGCACCAATCCAGAGATCAGGGAAATCTCGATCATTGATGGTGCTGGTGATGTTCTAACTCGAGGTGGCAGCGGAAGTCTGGCAACCGAGCTTGAAGACGAAGTAGGGCGGCCCACAGCGTTTCTTCAAGGTATTTTGGGTTCGCTTTCAGAAGTCGGTGAGGTTCTTTTCGGGGCTGAAGAGCACGATCTGATTGCGGAAGCTGCTATTCATGCGGGCGGGGTAAGCGTTGCCAAGGTTCGCACCACTATTGATCTTGATTATGTGAACAGCAAGCTCTCAAGCGTGTTCTTCGATACTCTCGTGCTGTTAATTGCGGTTTGCTTGATTGCAGTTGAGGTGATGGTTGTTTTCCTGAACTCAACCATTGCCGAGCCCCTGCGTCTGGTGGAGGCTGCAATTCTCAAGCGCTCTAAAGGATACCTAGGGACGCATGAAGGAGGGGCGCGCAAGGATCAGGTCGGGCTGTTCATTGGAGAAATGAACCGGCAAAATGACAGGCTTCGAAAGCTGGTGGAAGGCTTGCAAGGCGCCTCCAGTGCAATGCTTGAGCAGATGCGTGCCTTTGCTGCGCGATATAGCCTTTTTTCAAAGGATGAGGCGAAGAAGGTCTCTGTCATTGATGCGCGTATTCCGCTGTTCGTTTTTTGCTTTGCCGAAGAGTTGCAAAAATCCTTTTTGCCGTTGTTTGTGGCGGAGTATTACAGCGATACGGATCTTCTTGATAAAGACATTATGATGGGTTTGCCAATTTCGGCGTTTATGCTGGTTTTAGCGGTGATTACGCCGTTTGCAGCCAGCCTGATTGACCGTTTTGGAAATAAAACCCTGTACTTGGCAGGGCTTGTTCCGGCAATCGGCGGATACTTGTATTGCTGGCTTGCCCAAAGTGCGACGGATATTGTGCTTGCCCGCTCCATTACCGCTGTAGGCTACGGCATTATCACGATCAGTTGCCAAAGTTATATTGCGGCGGTGGCCAGCAATGGAAACCGGGCGCAGGCAATGGCCACGTTTGTTGGTGTTTTGATGACCGCCACCATGTGCGGAACCGCCATCGGCTCCATTTTTGCAGATTGGCTTGGGTTTAAGTCGGTATTTCTTGTCTCCATTGCCCTGAGTGCGTTTGCCGGTTTGCTTGGCTGGAAAATGCTGCGCAGTAAGCTTCCTGAGGAAGAGCCCAAAGTAAAGGGAACGCCCGCCAAAACCTCCGGTTCACTGGCGGCACTGCTGGGAAATAAACAGTTTGTGACGCTTTTGCTGTTTTGCGCCATTCCGGCCAAGGTGGTGCTGACTGGCTTCTTGTACTTCTTTGTTCCCATTTATCTGGCAAGCCTTGATGCAAGTCAGTCCGAGATCGGGCGTACGATGATGGTCTATTCCTTGATCATTATTCCGATCAGTCCCTTGGCATCGCGTTTTTCCGACCAGCTGGGCAAGAATTTGCTGACCGTGATCTTTGCAACGATCGTATCGGGAATTGTTCTTTTGGGGCTCTATCAAAGCTCAAGTGTTGCCATTGTTCTGGCTGTTGTAGCGCTGCTGGGACTGGCCCATGCTTTCCTCAAAGCACCACTGATTGTGGCAGCCCTAGAGGCGGCGGAAAAGAGCCCAGATGCCAGCCGGACAGCGGCTCTCAGCTATCTGCGCATGTTTGAAAGAGTGGGGAGTGTGGCCGGACCGCTGGTTGTGGCGGGGCTGCTTGTGAAACTGGACTTTGGCAGCGTTGCGGCTGTTCTGGGTCTGACTATCGCCGTTGCCGGTGTCGTCATGATGTTCATCTCCCGTTCCAATCAAAGGGGTGAAGTGAGCCATGCCTAA